The DNA segment tcgggctcgggctcggACGAGGGCCATGAGCACGAGCAGCTTCCGCGGGGCGCCATGAGCCACCACCATGACATACACCATGAACACATGCCCTGGGAGCAGGACGATCCGGATGAGCTGTTGATGGCCCCAAAACTGGAGCccttggatgatgatggattcTGTATGGATGATTTGGGGGAAGCCCCTGCCACTCCCATTGGAGGAGTTGCCCATGCGCTGGGGCTCGACCAACCAAAGCCAAAACGACCCAGAGGACGTCCTCGGAAGCACCCCCTTACCCCCAATCTGACTGCCAACAAAGTCACCAAAGGCCGCACCAAGACTGGCTGCTTGACATGCAGGAAGCGAAAGAAGAAGTGTGACGAAGCCAAGCCGCGATGTAAGTGAGCAGCTGTTGTCTTTGGTCTACATGGTCTAATGCTCGGACAGGCATGAACTGCGAAAAGAACGCCGTCGTGTGTGAAGGCTATCCGGAGAAACAGATCTGGAAAAGCGGCAAGGAAAGGGCCGAAGAGGGTAGGCAATCCCTTTCCCCTCTGTCCATGCTGTTCGTCCTAACCATTAGCTTCAGAACGTCTCAAGTCACACAGCGTCATGTCCATTACGATGCAGCCCATCTTCCACGGGCTCGAGACGGTCGAAGACATGATCTTCTGGAAGCACTACAATGAACACCTCAGCGCCGTGCTTACTGTCGAGGGTGAACACAAGAATGCTTTCAAGGACATGATGGTGCCCATCGCGGTCAAACACCAGGGCCTCATGCATTCCATCTTGTCTTTGGCAAGCAAACATATTGACTTTGACACACCCTATGGAGCCACCGTCTTGcgcaacaacccctccacaagCCTGGACCTCATCCGGGAACGATCCATTTTCCATCACGCGGCCGCCAGGCAGAAGTTTTTCGAAGATGTCGAGTTTAGCAAAGGAAAGCCCTGCACCGATGACGAGGTTTTGGTGTCTGCTCGCTATGGACAGATGCTGTGCTTCCTCTTGGAAGCTCTGGCAGAGGGTAACCCCCGTGGCGAGCATCGCGTCCACCTTTCAGCATACCGCAGTCTTATCGCCAGCTCGCCTCCTGGAGAttcggccttcttgtcgtTCATCGCCGAGTTTTTCCAGTACCACATCTTCGCCGACGAATTGATCCACTCGTCCGACAAGTCAGGCTACCGTTCCATGTCGGACGCCCAAGAGCTCCCGTCGGTCCCTCATATCCACCCGCCCCGACTTCTTGGTGTTGCCGATGGACTGCTCGAACATATtgtccccatcaccaccatcagaaaCTCGATCCGGCGTAATATGGCCGCCCACGAGCCCGTGATTGTCGACTACATTAGTCTCTATCGCGCAGCCGAGATCGATGCTGCGATTCGAGAATGGGCTCCCCACCTGCCCCCTGGTGATAATCGCGGAAATGTCAGCCTCCTTTACAAGCACATGATGCAGATTTATCTCATCCGTACCATTTGGCCCCCGGTCGCCACATCACCCACGCCGACGGCCGCCTCCGTTTCCTCGTTTTCCCACATCCGCAGCTCACCATCCGTCGGCCGACCGACCTCCTCGGTAGTCAATACCCCGCCGCAGTCTGCCTCTACCAGCTGTGCCTCGTCCCCGAAACTTGGAGCCTCCCACCCGATGAGCGAGCCAAACGTCTACAAACGAAACAGTACCGGAATGGGTTCCTCCTCGAACGTATCCCCGATTCGCAAGAACAGCGGCGGAGGTATTGCCGCAGCGCTGGCCGCCGAGAACCGACCCgactccccccctcccatccgtCAACCTGTTTCCCACGACGATCGTATCACCCGCGCCGTCGAAGAATCCCTCGACATACTCGACACCTTCAAGCCGAGCGATCCCTCCCAGAccctgttgttgctgccgtgTTTCGTCATCGGCACCGTTTGCT comes from the Podospora pseudocomata strain CBS 415.72m chromosome 5, whole genome shotgun sequence genome and includes:
- a CDS encoding hypothetical protein (EggNog:ENOG503NY74; COG:S); translation: MSRSLPVVSSDGNLPWSDSHSHSMDSDEIPHVGLPSPWLDSLPTASNSLSTSSSTLSFARTGQLSPQLSPISTGMAMSCGGSSCLASPSLSPPTAAMNSHSLSSSASTESSWTMNFSGSGSGSDEGHEHEQLPRGAMSHHHDIHHEHMPWEQDDPDELLMAPKLEPLDDDGFCMDDLGEAPATPIGGVAHALGLDQPKPKRPRGRPRKHPLTPNLTANKVTKGRTKTGCLTCRKRKKKCDEAKPRCMNCEKNAVVCEGYPEKQIWKSGKERAEEERLKSHSVMSITMQPIFHGLETVEDMIFWKHYNEHLSAVLTVEGEHKNAFKDMMVPIAVKHQGLMHSILSLASKHIDFDTPYGATVLRNNPSTSLDLIRERSIFHHAAARQKFFEDVEFSKGKPCTDDEVLVSARYGQMLCFLLEALAEGNPRGEHRVHLSAYRSLIASSPPGDSAFLSFIAEFFQYHIFADELIHSSDKSGYRSMSDAQELPSVPHIHPPRLLGVADGLLEHIVPITTIRNSIRRNMAAHEPVIVDYISLYRAAEIDAAIREWAPHLPPGDNRGNVSLLYKHMMQIYLIRTIWPPVATSPTPTAASVSSFSHIRSSPSVGRPTSSVVNTPPQSASTSCASSPKLGASHPMSEPNVYKRNSTGMGSSSNVSPIRKNSGGGIAAALAAENRPDSPPPIRQPVSHDDRITRAVEESLDILDTFKPSDPSQTLLLLPCFVIGTVCFKPRQQERIRAAIKSVRGYTGLRNADRVVEVLEEVWRLMEMGEWVRVWDWGRVAKDMGLDFIPA